The Streptomyces sp. NBC_00659 genomic interval CGTCGAGGAGATCGTCTCGGTGTACGGTTCCTCCGCCTTCGACGAAGCCAACCCCCTGCAACGGATCTGGCGCGACGTCGGCGTCGGCAGCCGCCACGCGGGATTCGGCATGGGCGTTCCCCAGCAGGCCTACGGCGCCGCGCTGGTCGGCAGGAACCCCCGCGAGCTGACCATGATGCTCTAGTGCCGCGACAGGCAACGTTCGCCCCGTCGCGACTCCCGGCACGCTCCCCCAAGCTCTCGGCTTCGCTCGAGCAGGGGGACCCCCATGGCGCCGCTCCTTGACGGGCAAACATTGCCTGCCGCGGCACCAGCACCGTACGGACCGGCCGGCCCGGTGCACCGCGAACCGCCCGACGCGGACCCGAGCCCGGCGTTCGCCCCTTCCGCGCCGCGTACCTCTTTCCCAGCGCCACCGAGCGGCCCACGCATGTCGCCGCACAGCAGCCGCACTCCCCCTCACGGAAAGCGAGAGAGCGCATGTCCGACGAGAACGAGGTCCGCGACCAAAACCGTGCCATCGTCGCCCAGTACATGAACACCCGAGGCCAGGACCGCCTGGAGCGGCATCTCCTCTTCACCGAGGACGGCACCGGCGGTCTGTGGACGACCGAGACCGGCGAGCCGATCGTCATCAACGGCCGGGACCGGCTCGGCGAGCACGCCGTCTGGTCGCTCAAGTGCTTCCCGGACTGGGTATGGACCAATGTCGAGATCTTCGACACCCAGGACCCCGACCGCTTCTGGGTGGAGTGCGACGGAGAAGGTCGGATCCTCTTCCCCGGATACGAGCCCGGCATCTACCGCAACCACTTCCTGCACTCCTTCCTGTTCGAGAACGGAAAGATCAAGCAGCAGCGTGAATTCATGAACCCGTGCCAGCAGTTCAGAGCCCTCGGCATCGAGGTTCCCTCGGTCCGCCGGGACGGCATTCCCACCTGACGCCCGCTGTCCGACATTCGATTTTCCATGCCGCAGGGGGAGACTGTGCGCACCACCGTTCATGACATTCACGCGAGCCCAGCCCTTCAACAACCTGAGTGGGACGACCCGGCCCGGGTACGGGGGGTCCGCGATGCCCTCTCCGGTGAACCGCCGCTGGTCACCGCCGAAGGGGCCGTGCGGCTGCGGCGGCTGCTCGCCGAGGTGGCGGCCGGCCGCGCCCACCTGGTGCAGGCA includes:
- a CDS encoding PhzA/PhzB family protein — encoded protein: MSDENEVRDQNRAIVAQYMNTRGQDRLERHLLFTEDGTGGLWTTETGEPIVINGRDRLGEHAVWSLKCFPDWVWTNVEIFDTQDPDRFWVECDGEGRILFPGYEPGIYRNHFLHSFLFENGKIKQQREFMNPCQQFRALGIEVPSVRRDGIPT